Proteins found in one Acidobacteriota bacterium genomic segment:
- a CDS encoding sulfatase-like hydrolase/transferase, translating into MPSSLEIAPLLEPDSMTDTPSSNIPETSQELPVSPAFGQVWLWLFKAGVAAGLLLGVLEGIERNLTLSSFFLSVSERFAFLGFGAISAFGTMLLLALVALLPALGSVVSRRVRAASIWVEIGTLTGLYFGLLGGVSFLASNCMYVPFVNLLYGLADKGLPLSGRMSRYHLITFLAFLGGVALLTALLQTFVRRTRFSLSPRNALIAGLISLMAGLAAYGLDGRYFVGYYEDTFHNPLAVLQVSLLTIAFLFLLQLSVFHQALAKTLWIVVGMVILLAGWAGIRFDHNQNVKALIWRRSVLIRQYVGLAQKIIDFDQDGFSPILGGGDTDDRNPNINPLAVEIPGNGIDENMLGGDGKVTVPSVAPDLSAFRIPETIAPDAPKRNVLFLSIDALRADHMGIYGYNRSTSPNLDRFASRGLLFLNSYSQASNTGHSFSSIATSSYGEGIFDPTAPNLPTTFKENGYQTIFLSKRIMGHLLQNRRWSVYKTIIYRGMDVDDQIKTGRKSSDAKTLTDKLIEFLKKHEDAGEVEAPFYTWVHFTDPHAQYQAHSEFNYGSRNIDLYDGEIAYADFHLGRLFSYLESSGLLDHTIVMITADHGEAFGEHGEYFHASRPYREQIHVPLIVRAPGIEPRRVETPVGSLDIASTALAFAGVKIPASFQGLSLLQLARAQNPPSRLLISETPRNLTEPSFLAWGVTDTTHPEWRLIYDAKGNTWELYNLKEDPEERRNLIDQRPAEAARLKQAFGEWMDRQSQHPRYRRWSAAEKNDGE; encoded by the coding sequence ATGCCTTCTTCTCTTGAAATTGCTCCATTACTTGAACCCGATTCAATGACCGACACCCCTTCCTCCAATATCCCAGAGACATCTCAAGAATTACCAGTATCGCCTGCCTTTGGGCAGGTCTGGCTCTGGTTGTTCAAAGCGGGTGTCGCGGCAGGACTCCTACTTGGAGTTTTGGAAGGAATCGAACGCAACCTGACGCTCTCCAGCTTCTTTCTGTCGGTCTCGGAACGCTTTGCCTTTTTGGGCTTTGGCGCCATTTCGGCATTTGGAACGATGCTGCTCCTGGCGCTGGTTGCGCTCTTACCAGCTTTGGGGAGTGTTGTCAGTCGGCGTGTTCGCGCAGCTTCGATCTGGGTGGAAATCGGAACGCTTACTGGTCTGTACTTTGGCTTGCTAGGCGGAGTGTCGTTCCTGGCGTCGAACTGTATGTATGTGCCCTTTGTCAACTTACTCTATGGTCTGGCGGATAAGGGCTTGCCGCTCAGTGGGCGAATGTCGCGCTATCACCTGATCACCTTTCTTGCTTTCCTGGGCGGCGTCGCGCTTTTGACGGCATTGCTCCAGACATTTGTGCGACGCACCCGCTTTTCACTTTCGCCACGCAATGCGCTGATTGCCGGACTGATTTCGCTGATGGCTGGACTGGCGGCCTACGGTCTGGATGGTCGGTATTTTGTGGGCTACTACGAAGATACCTTCCATAATCCGCTGGCGGTCCTGCAAGTCAGTTTGCTGACCATCGCGTTTCTGTTCCTGCTGCAACTGAGTGTGTTTCATCAGGCCCTGGCTAAAACCCTGTGGATTGTGGTTGGAATGGTCATCCTGCTGGCAGGCTGGGCCGGAATTCGATTTGACCACAATCAGAATGTCAAAGCCCTCATCTGGCGACGAAGCGTGCTGATTCGGCAGTATGTCGGGTTGGCTCAAAAGATAATTGATTTTGACCAGGATGGATTTTCGCCGATTTTAGGTGGCGGTGATACTGATGACCGAAACCCGAATATCAATCCGCTGGCGGTGGAAATTCCAGGAAACGGCATTGACGAAAATATGCTTGGCGGAGACGGGAAGGTCACGGTTCCTTCCGTGGCGCCGGATCTATCCGCGTTTCGAATCCCGGAAACCATTGCCCCAGATGCCCCAAAACGCAATGTGCTCTTTCTTTCCATTGACGCCCTGCGGGCTGACCATATGGGAATTTATGGCTATAACCGGAGCACGTCGCCCAATTTGGATCGCTTTGCTTCACGCGGACTCCTGTTTTTGAACTCCTACTCTCAGGCCAGCAATACCGGTCACTCGTTTTCTTCGATTGCGACCTCCAGCTATGGCGAAGGTATTTTTGACCCAACGGCACCAAACCTTCCGACGACCTTTAAAGAAAACGGCTATCAGACCATTTTCCTGAGCAAACGGATTATGGGGCACTTGCTCCAAAATCGGCGCTGGAGTGTGTATAAGACCATTATTTACCGTGGGATGGATGTTGACGACCAGATCAAAACCGGGCGGAAGTCCTCGGATGCCAAAACCCTGACCGACAAACTGATTGAATTCCTGAAAAAGCACGAAGACGCTGGCGAAGTTGAGGCGCCGTTTTATACCTGGGTGCATTTTACTGATCCGCACGCCCAGTATCAGGCCCATTCAGAGTTTAACTATGGAAGTCGGAATATTGATCTGTATGACGGCGAAATTGCCTATGCCGACTTTCACCTGGGACGCTTGTTTTCCTACCTTGAAAGTTCAGGATTGCTCGATCATACCATCGTGATGATCACCGCCGATCACGGTGAAGCATTTGGCGAACATGGTGAATATTTCCATGCGTCACGGCCTTATCGCGAACAGATCCATGTTCCGTTGATTGTTCGGGCACCTGGCATTGAACCCCGCCGCGTTGAAACACCGGTCGGCTCACTCGACATTGCCTCGACCGCGCTTGCCTTTGCTGGAGTGAAAATTCCGGCTAGTTTTCAAGGACTCAGCCTCCTCCAACTGGCGCGTGCCCAGAATCCGCCTTCCCGACTCTTGATCAGTGAAACCCCCCGCAATTTGACCGAACCGAGTTTTCTGGCCTGGGGGGTGACTGACACCACCCATCCTGAATGGCGGCTCATTTACGACGCCAAAGGAAACACCTGGGAATTGTACAACCTGAAAGAGGACCCGGAAGAGCGCCGCAACTTGATTGACCAGCGACCAGCCGAAGCAGCCCGGCTCAAACAGGCATTTGGCGAGTGGATGGACCGTCAATCACAGCATCCCCGGTACCGCCGCTGGAGCGCTGCGGAGAAGAATGACGGAGAATGA
- a CDS encoding zinc ribbon domain-containing protein yields the protein MPLFEYTCTECNHHFEALVSGDRKPVCPSCNSSNLEKELSRFAVSTKGGQSMPLRNFSPGACGTCGDPRGPGSCSMN from the coding sequence ATGCCACTGTTTGAATATACCTGCACTGAGTGCAACCATCATTTCGAAGCGCTCGTCAGCGGCGACAGAAAACCTGTCTGCCCATCGTGCAATAGCTCGAACCTCGAAAAAGAACTTTCCCGCTTTGCCGTTTCGACCAAAGGTGGTCAAAGTATGCCACTCCGCAATTTTTCTCCCGGCGCTTGCGGAACGTGCGGCGACCCACGCGGCCCTGGCTCCTGCTCGATGAACTAA
- a CDS encoding DUF4411 family protein: MPYLLDSNVLIDAKNRYYAFDICPGFWNCLISYHKDGQVLSIDRVKRELEKGNDELKVWVNTEVPGSCFASTDILEVVKAFGDLMNWVQSQPQFKSEAKAEFASVADGWLIAYSMVYRLTLVTDEVFRPEAKQRVPIPNVCKAFGVNYLNTFEMLRCLGVKYYWTKT; encoded by the coding sequence ATGCCATACTTATTGGATTCAAATGTCTTGATCGATGCTAAAAATCGATACTATGCATTTGATATCTGTCCAGGGTTCTGGAATTGCTTGATCTCCTATCACAAAGATGGGCAAGTATTGAGTATTGATAGAGTTAAACGCGAGTTAGAGAAAGGAAACGATGAGCTTAAGGTTTGGGTAAACACCGAAGTACCAGGATCGTGCTTTGCCTCAACTGATATCCTTGAAGTCGTTAAGGCATTTGGGGATTTAATGAATTGGGTACAATCGCAACCACAGTTCAAATCCGAAGCTAAGGCAGAATTTGCAAGTGTTGCCGATGGGTGGCTGATCGCATATTCAATGGTTTATAGACTTACCCTGGTAACCGACGAAGTCTTTAGGCCAGAAGCAAAGCAACGAGTTCCTATTCCTAACGTCTGTAAAGCGTTTGGAGTGAACTATTTAAATACTTTTGAGATGTTAAGATGCCTGGGAGTGAAGTATTATTGGACAAAAACGTAA
- a CDS encoding ImmA/IrrE family metallo-endopeptidase, with amino-acid sequence MIRVSVTPDLIRWARERSGLTKDTLVKKFPKFLKWESGEENPTLHQLEDLAKKTSTPLGYFFLSEPPEEKLPIQDFRTVTGGEVKRPSPDLLETIQTMQRRQGWMRDYLIEQGEEPLKFVGSSSLDNNPNEVALRIRRVLKLQKGWAQENSTWEAAFQCLRSETENTGILVIINGIVGNNTHRKLDPNEFRGFVLVDEHAPLVFINGADGKAAQMFTLAHELAHIWIGRGGIFNFEQLQPANEEVEIFCNKVAAELLVPEQELRRHWSKASQHRDPFQFLAKIFKVSPLVIARRSLDLALLNHQKFFDFYQQYLQDERRQKAQSSGGDFFVLQNGRVGKRFGAAVIQATKEGRLLYRDAYRLTGLHGKTFNQYAQSLGFTF; translated from the coding sequence ATGATTAGAGTATCCGTCACTCCAGATCTAATACGCTGGGCTCGTGAGCGTTCAGGGCTCACAAAAGATACTCTCGTGAAAAAGTTCCCAAAGTTTCTGAAATGGGAGTCTGGGGAAGAAAATCCTACCTTACACCAACTTGAAGACTTAGCTAAAAAAACTTCAACTCCATTGGGGTACTTCTTTCTTTCTGAACCCCCTGAAGAAAAACTTCCAATCCAAGATTTTCGCACGGTCACTGGAGGTGAGGTAAAACGACCTAGCCCAGATTTACTCGAAACGATTCAAACAATGCAGCGTCGCCAAGGATGGATGCGAGATTATTTAATAGAACAGGGTGAGGAACCATTGAAATTCGTGGGTAGTTCGAGTTTGGACAATAACCCAAATGAAGTTGCACTGAGGATTCGGAGGGTTCTGAAATTACAAAAGGGGTGGGCTCAAGAAAATTCAACCTGGGAGGCAGCCTTTCAGTGCTTGCGATCAGAAACGGAAAACACAGGCATTCTTGTAATTATCAATGGGATTGTGGGCAATAATACTCATCGCAAACTTGACCCAAACGAATTTCGCGGTTTTGTCTTAGTTGATGAGCACGCTCCATTAGTGTTTATAAATGGAGCCGATGGCAAAGCGGCACAAATGTTCACATTAGCCCATGAGTTAGCTCATATTTGGATTGGGCGAGGAGGGATTTTTAATTTTGAACAACTTCAACCAGCGAATGAAGAGGTAGAAATTTTCTGCAATAAAGTAGCAGCGGAATTGCTTGTGCCCGAGCAAGAATTAAGAAGGCATTGGAGTAAAGCCTCACAACATCGAGACCCATTTCAATTTTTGGCTAAGATCTTCAAAGTCAGTCCATTAGTGATAGCCCGGCGCTCTCTCGACCTTGCATTGTTAAACCATCAAAAATTCTTTGATTTTTACCAGCAGTATTTACAAGACGAACGACGTCAAAAAGCTCAGTCTAGCGGTGGTGATTTTTTCGTGCTACAAAATGGGCGCGTTGGTAAACGATTCGGAGCTGCAGTGATTCAGGCAACCAAAGAAGGCCGATTACTTTATCGTGATGCGTATCGGTTAACTGGACTACATGGGAAAACCTTTAACCAGTACGCTCAATCACTTGGGTTTACTTTTTGA
- a CDS encoding SEC-C domain-containing protein, with translation MKIGRNEPCPCGSGKKYKVCCYGKPVASTLLARSPQPQAENVGQYPSNPDGKRLWTTQTGELHQPVRLRYEIKDETKLRAAFSKLRCIDFDPLQNRWAWLFDYEARTIQLKKSDASLPVSDGSIVIGSFFIRSGNELHLEVRSIERAIAAILFFDKHLGRKIAEIKCLEIVNRLFDSSDSIPDSLSGYFDALDEKAQVDPDELVKGIKALQDQTDDPNLKRAIASKYIDELLHRPEPEVERLPVHFYEEGIKRIEMSLRLRQIVAMRHWEGHPNYTLMDVIRESLTRTNR, from the coding sequence ATGAAGATTGGCAGAAACGAACCCTGTCCGTGTGGCAGCGGCAAAAAATATAAGGTTTGTTGCTATGGCAAGCCAGTTGCCTCGACACTGCTTGCTCGTTCTCCGCAGCCACAGGCCGAAAACGTTGGCCAGTACCCTTCGAACCCAGACGGAAAGAGGCTTTGGACGACACAAACCGGAGAACTCCATCAGCCCGTCAGGCTCCGATATGAAATCAAAGATGAGACGAAACTCCGGGCTGCTTTTTCAAAATTACGGTGTATTGACTTTGATCCTCTGCAAAACCGATGGGCCTGGCTGTTTGATTATGAAGCCCGAACCATTCAGTTGAAAAAATCCGATGCTTCACTTCCTGTTTCAGATGGTTCGATTGTGATCGGTTCGTTTTTTATCCGTTCCGGCAACGAACTCCACCTGGAAGTGCGCTCCATTGAAAGAGCGATTGCCGCCATTCTGTTTTTTGACAAACACCTTGGGCGGAAGATTGCGGAAATCAAATGTCTGGAAATCGTGAACCGGTTGTTTGATAGCTCTGATTCCATTCCTGATTCGCTTTCTGGGTACTTTGATGCTCTGGATGAAAAAGCTCAGGTTGACCCGGACGAGTTGGTCAAAGGAATTAAAGCACTCCAGGACCAGACGGATGACCCCAACCTGAAACGGGCCATAGCTTCAAAATATATTGATGAGTTGTTGCACCGGCCAGAGCCTGAGGTTGAGCGATTACCAGTTCATTTTTATGAGGAAGGGATTAAACGCATTGAAATGTCGTTGCGGCTTCGACAAATCGTGGCGATGAGGCATTGGGAAGGGCATCCCAATTACACCCTGATGGATGTGATCAGAGAAAGTTTGACGAGAACCAATCGCTAG
- a CDS encoding noncanonical pyrimidine nucleotidase, YjjG family: MKKHYPWLWFDADGTLFDYNQAEPIALKNTFDALNLPFQEEYLGIYRRINQKLWQALERREITPAALHARRFELLMEAIQLDSSPSQFGSAFLEQLAIRAELIDGAHEVLHRLQEKCRVAIVTNGLQFVQRSRIALSPLKQYITELIISEEVGVAKPEAGFFEVAAARTGYPPKNDVLIIGDSLTSDIQGGADFGIDTCWFNPAAHSRPDDVPITYEISHLRELLEVLA; this comes from the coding sequence ATGAAAAAACACTATCCCTGGTTATGGTTCGACGCGGACGGCACCCTTTTTGATTACAATCAAGCTGAGCCAATTGCCCTCAAAAATACCTTTGACGCCCTGAACCTGCCCTTTCAAGAGGAGTACCTCGGCATCTATCGGCGGATCAACCAGAAACTCTGGCAGGCACTGGAACGGCGCGAAATCACACCCGCCGCCCTGCATGCCCGACGGTTTGAGTTGTTGATGGAAGCCATCCAACTTGATTCTTCACCCAGCCAGTTTGGCAGCGCGTTTTTAGAACAATTGGCGATTCGTGCCGAACTCATTGATGGGGCTCACGAGGTCCTGCACCGGCTCCAGGAAAAATGTCGAGTGGCAATTGTCACCAACGGGTTGCAGTTCGTTCAACGGAGTCGCATCGCGCTGTCTCCGCTCAAGCAGTACATCACGGAACTGATTATTTCTGAAGAAGTTGGCGTCGCCAAACCTGAAGCTGGATTCTTTGAAGTCGCCGCTGCCCGGACAGGATATCCACCCAAAAACGACGTCTTGATCATCGGTGACAGCCTGACGTCAGATATCCAGGGCGGAGCGGATTTTGGCATTGATACTTGCTGGTTTAACCCGGCGGCACACTCCCGGCCAGACGATGTGCCGATCACCTATGAAATTTCCCACTTGCGGGAACTGCTGGAAGTGCTGGCCTGA
- a CDS encoding WGR domain-containing protein: MNLQATLYFRNATSDKVYFIELKESGDGYVVDFAYGRRGSTLKTGTKTQKPVPYAEAKDVYNRLLAEKTSKGYSPGEEGLAYVQTEHEGRISGVQCQLLNPIEEAELEKFVNDPAWCFQEKHDGKRMLIRCSENGLVEGINRKGLVVGIPSSFAASLANVGAPVILDGEAVGEKLFVFDILQCPGANDDGAEDVRSWNYADRIGLLKQLEPRLVGTAVEIVPTAQTKEEKETLVQRLKSGGREGLVIKRLDAPYAAGRPASGGNQLKYKFTESVSCVVVSHNQKRSVNLGLLDDDGTLVEAGSVTILPNFQIPPLDSIVEVRYLYAHAQSGKLYQPVYLGERDDIDHSHCRKTQLKFKAPIEDDEG, from the coding sequence ATGAATTTGCAAGCCACGCTGTATTTTCGAAATGCAACTTCGGACAAGGTTTACTTCATTGAGTTGAAAGAATCGGGCGACGGATATGTGGTTGATTTTGCCTATGGTCGCCGTGGTTCGACGCTTAAAACCGGGACCAAAACACAAAAGCCGGTGCCCTACGCCGAGGCAAAGGATGTCTACAACCGGTTGCTGGCAGAGAAAACCAGCAAAGGCTATAGCCCCGGTGAAGAAGGGCTGGCCTACGTTCAAACCGAACATGAAGGCCGCATTTCGGGTGTCCAGTGCCAGTTGCTCAATCCAATCGAAGAAGCCGAGCTTGAAAAATTCGTGAATGACCCAGCGTGGTGCTTTCAGGAAAAGCACGACGGGAAACGGATGCTGATTCGATGTTCGGAAAACGGACTCGTCGAAGGCATCAACCGGAAAGGTTTGGTGGTGGGGATTCCCAGTTCGTTTGCGGCGAGTCTGGCCAATGTCGGAGCGCCGGTCATCCTGGATGGAGAAGCCGTCGGCGAGAAGTTGTTTGTGTTTGATATTTTGCAATGTCCCGGAGCGAATGACGATGGCGCCGAGGATGTGCGTTCGTGGAACTATGCTGACCGAATTGGGCTTCTGAAACAGCTTGAACCCAGGCTGGTTGGCACGGCGGTTGAAATTGTTCCGACGGCACAGACGAAAGAGGAAAAAGAAACGCTGGTTCAACGTCTCAAATCTGGTGGAAGAGAAGGGCTGGTCATCAAGCGGCTCGATGCGCCCTACGCCGCTGGCCGTCCAGCGTCGGGTGGAAATCAGCTCAAATACAAATTCACGGAAAGTGTGTCGTGCGTCGTGGTGAGCCATAACCAAAAACGGAGCGTCAACCTGGGACTGCTTGATGATGATGGCACCCTGGTTGAAGCCGGGAGCGTGACGATTCTTCCTAATTTCCAGATTCCACCGCTCGACTCAATTGTCGAAGTCCGCTATCTGTATGCCCACGCCCAATCAGGCAAGCTGTACCAGCCGGTGTATCTCGGTGAACGTGACGACATTGACCACAGCCATTGCCGGAAGACACAACTGAAATTTAAAGCTCCAATCGAAGATGATGAAGGGTAA